Proteins from one Phyllobacterium zundukense genomic window:
- a CDS encoding cell wall hydrolase, with the protein MNGVGRGKLHSVIGIIAAAGLVTGCTTSQNPGKLSAGLTTRSGTKTTSYAYTPKDKECLERAMFFESNRSSKEGLLAVGTVVMNRLDSGKWGNSICGVVGQKNQFAPGVLSRPMRSAALPDVQAAADAVLKGERNPKVKNAMYFHTAGLRFPYKNMHYTVVAGGNAFYEKRDRYHSADIASNDASRAIANAYIASTRMAGGKVQMASAAPSITTTSTATSGRVVKDTSQQPIVVAQADLPLPPQMAFASDKVAVPVDPPAQAMEYTAPQPVTMPAPAAEGTLQASALAYEAPTAKKVDAIGQMLLAQDRPNGLN; encoded by the coding sequence GTGAACGGCGTCGGTAGGGGAAAACTCCACTCTGTTATAGGCATTATCGCGGCGGCCGGTCTTGTCACCGGTTGTACGACGAGCCAGAATCCAGGCAAATTATCCGCCGGTCTGACGACGCGTTCGGGGACCAAAACTACTTCTTACGCCTATACGCCGAAGGACAAGGAATGCCTTGAACGGGCGATGTTCTTCGAGTCCAACCGCTCGAGCAAGGAAGGCTTGCTCGCGGTCGGCACCGTGGTGATGAATCGTCTTGATTCAGGCAAATGGGGAAATTCAATCTGCGGCGTGGTTGGTCAGAAAAACCAGTTTGCGCCGGGCGTGCTGTCGCGGCCCATGCGTTCTGCGGCATTGCCCGATGTGCAAGCGGCTGCGGACGCCGTGCTCAAGGGTGAGCGCAATCCCAAAGTGAAGAACGCGATGTACTTCCATACCGCAGGTCTTCGGTTTCCTTACAAGAACATGCACTACACTGTCGTCGCAGGCGGCAACGCGTTCTACGAAAAGCGCGATCGTTACCATTCAGCCGATATAGCTTCGAACGATGCCAGCCGAGCAATTGCCAATGCCTATATTGCCAGCACCAGAATGGCAGGCGGCAAAGTGCAGATGGCCAGCGCTGCGCCAAGTATCACAACGACGTCCACAGCGACTTCAGGCCGTGTTGTGAAGGATACCAGCCAACAGCCGATCGTTGTTGCGCAGGCTGACCTTCCCTTGCCGCCGCAAATGGCGTTTGCCAGCGACAAGGTCGCAGTGCCAGTCGATCCTCCCGCGCAGGCAATGGAGTACACGGCTCCACAGCCGGTAACGATGCCGGCTCCGGCGGCAGAGGGAACGCTGCAGGCAAGCGCACTAGCCTACGAAGCGCCGACCGCAAAGAAGGTAGACGCGATCGGCCAGATGCTTTTGGCGCAGGATCGACCAAACGGCCTCAACTGA
- a CDS encoding DUF930 domain-containing protein — translation MRIISAMLLMPVALASTAHAMDNGAAEELKRLDPQTRLEQRCDLEAMERIHKDPAKLVADELVAYAFEEPKIQGDKIRSAGAAFRSKGEWYHLSYTCTTSPDHMTVLSFQYAIGQIVPHSEWAHHYLVSE, via the coding sequence ATGAGAATAATAAGCGCCATGCTCCTGATGCCGGTCGCTTTGGCTAGTACGGCACACGCCATGGACAATGGAGCTGCGGAAGAGCTGAAGCGGCTGGATCCGCAAACGCGGCTCGAACAGCGCTGTGATCTCGAGGCAATGGAGCGCATCCACAAGGATCCTGCCAAACTGGTAGCGGACGAACTGGTCGCCTATGCCTTTGAAGAGCCGAAGATCCAAGGTGACAAGATCCGTTCAGCCGGTGCGGCCTTCCGCAGCAAAGGCGAATGGTATCATCTGTCCTACACCTGCACCACGTCTCCAGACCACATGACGGTGTTGTCTTTCCAATACGCCATAGGACAAATTGTTCCCCACAGCGAATGGGCTCACCATTACCTGGTGTCCGAATAA